In Paenibacillus sp. FSL M7-0420, a single genomic region encodes these proteins:
- a CDS encoding LTA synthase family protein, protein MSRLLPSKRLSYLLIILLAVGFGLNLFLQAASFRMDVLHALEWVGAYPWLYCTGSLFIFFILLLSSVIVPNAYAGPAVVSALFVLLGIASDQKLATRGEPLFPWDLMLLKNAEGMSKITSGMISPFAIVTAVLLVAGLVLVIIKLPKNRIRLSLRVTLAGISVGLSAWFLVLVTGQSPVVAAMSYQNIFWNQKVNYTQNGFVYAFAGNLRQSLMDKPEGYSREAVEAVAAKYSALPEAPVQATPGEQPNILFMMNEAFFDPTRLPGYTLSEDPLKFIHGVAGQTPSGYLLSPEFGGNTANVEFEALTGLSMYFLGDGTIPYQQRIVKMSSLPSIVSILKDRGYEALALHPFDDTFYNRNRVYPVLGFDRFTSEKDLPDADRLTPEGYVSDKAAVQEAVRQLQAASGPAFLHLVTMQNHFPFTKGLNGPNTITVQGGLPEQKDELETYVQDTKLTDEAMAYLQQELLKIKRPTIAVFWGDHLPALSAGIYTAAGWDQEPRLKHETKLLVLANFEIGKEPLGTLSPAFLGPAVFRLSGQTLPAFYKLLEQVRAEIPGLSKKVLIGPGDTGILKELTPEQQALLDDYRLVEYDLLEGEKYAESLMF, encoded by the coding sequence TTGTCACGGTTATTGCCATCGAAGCGTTTGTCGTATTTATTGATCATTTTGCTGGCTGTGGGATTTGGGCTGAATTTGTTTTTGCAGGCTGCTTCTTTTCGGATGGATGTGCTTCATGCATTGGAGTGGGTTGGCGCTTATCCTTGGCTGTATTGTACCGGAAGTCTGTTTATTTTCTTCATCCTGCTCTTAAGCTCAGTGATTGTGCCGAATGCGTATGCGGGGCCGGCGGTGGTCTCGGCGCTGTTCGTGCTGCTGGGGATTGCCAGTGATCAGAAGCTGGCTACGAGAGGCGAACCGCTGTTTCCGTGGGATCTGATGCTGCTGAAGAATGCCGAAGGCATGAGCAAGATTACCAGCGGGATGATCTCTCCGTTTGCTATAGTGACCGCTGTTCTGCTGGTTGCCGGTCTGGTCCTTGTAATTATTAAGCTGCCGAAGAACCGGATCAGACTGTCCTTGCGCGTGACGCTGGCGGGAATATCTGTGGGGCTAAGCGCGTGGTTTCTTGTGCTGGTCACCGGTCAATCTCCTGTCGTTGCAGCAATGAGCTATCAGAACATCTTCTGGAACCAGAAGGTGAATTATACGCAGAACGGGTTCGTCTATGCGTTCGCCGGGAATCTGCGGCAGAGCCTGATGGACAAGCCGGAAGGCTACAGCCGTGAAGCGGTTGAAGCGGTAGCTGCCAAGTATTCGGCATTGCCGGAGGCACCGGTACAGGCCACGCCAGGGGAGCAGCCGAACATTCTGTTTATGATGAATGAGGCGTTCTTCGACCCTACGCGCCTGCCCGGATATACGCTTAGCGAAGATCCGCTGAAGTTCATCCATGGGGTGGCGGGCCAGACGCCGTCCGGTTATTTGCTGTCCCCGGAATTCGGCGGCAATACGGCTAATGTGGAGTTCGAGGCCCTGACCGGGCTGTCGATGTATTTTCTGGGGGATGGAACGATTCCTTATCAACAGCGCATCGTCAAAATGTCCTCCCTGCCGTCGATCGTCAGTATTCTGAAGGACAGAGGGTATGAGGCACTGGCGCTGCATCCGTTCGATGATACCTTCTATAACCGTAACCGTGTCTATCCGGTGCTGGGGTTCGACCGCTTCACAAGTGAGAAGGATCTGCCGGACGCTGACCGCCTGACTCCAGAGGGGTATGTCTCGGATAAAGCAGCTGTACAGGAGGCGGTCCGGCAGCTTCAAGCGGCATCGGGCCCGGCATTCCTGCATCTGGTGACGATGCAGAATCATTTTCCCTTCACCAAAGGCCTGAACGGACCGAATACCATCACCGTTCAAGGCGGACTGCCAGAGCAGAAGGATGAGCTGGAGACTTATGTGCAGGATACCAAGCTGACAGACGAGGCCATGGCTTATCTCCAGCAGGAGCTGCTGAAGATCAAGCGGCCCACCATCGCGGTGTTCTGGGGAGATCATCTGCCTGCGCTCAGCGCCGGGATCTATACCGCAGCAGGCTGGGATCAGGAGCCAAGGCTGAAGCATGAGACGAAGCTGCTGGTACTCGCTAACTTTGAGATCGGGAAGGAGCCGCTCGGGACGCTTAGCCCGGCCTTTCTCGGCCCTGCGGTCTTCCGGTTATCCGGGCAGACGCTGCCGGCCTTTTATAAGCTGCTGGAGCAGGTGCGGGCGGAAATTCCGGGACTTAGCAAGAAGGTGCTAATCGGGCCGGGCGATACCGGAATTCTGAAGGAGCTGACCCCTGAGCAGCAGGCGCTGCTGGATGACTACCGTCTGGTCGAATATGACCTGCTGGAAGGGGAGAAATATGCGGAGTCGCTGATGTTCTGA
- a CDS encoding substrate-binding domain-containing protein, translating into MKKLWLVYVLLIGIFVLYVLNYKQQGKAADPWETTGLRGNIEDKYVMVTFQIGIDYWKSVLKGFEDAAEELNVSVEYHGSTQHNASEQMTVLEQTIAKKPAGIAISAVNSKLLTATINKAVESGIPVVLFDSGAEGSKAYSFLGTDNYNAGTKAAHKMAELTGGKGEVAIITTPDQHNHQERTDGFTDTIRSKYPQMKLVAVKDGRGDQVASREAAEQLLVRYPQLAGIFATESNGGIGVAEAVEAAPGSGPVPQIISFDTDKGTLDLVKEGKIAATMAQGTWNMGYWSLTELFHLHRDLEADPEAYANNKPLPVPDSVDTGIDVVTRQNVDNYYAK; encoded by the coding sequence GTGAAAAAGCTGTGGCTCGTCTATGTGCTGTTAATCGGCATCTTCGTGCTCTACGTGCTGAATTACAAGCAGCAGGGAAAGGCGGCAGACCCGTGGGAGACTACCGGACTGCGCGGTAATATTGAGGACAAATATGTGATGGTCACGTTCCAGATCGGCATTGATTACTGGAAAAGTGTGCTGAAGGGCTTCGAGGATGCCGCAGAGGAGCTTAATGTATCCGTCGAGTATCACGGCTCTACCCAGCATAACGCGAGTGAACAGATGACGGTGCTGGAGCAGACCATCGCCAAGAAGCCGGCGGGAATTGCCATCTCGGCCGTGAATTCCAAGCTGCTTACAGCGACGATTAACAAGGCTGTGGAGAGCGGCATTCCGGTAGTGCTGTTTGATTCGGGAGCGGAGGGCAGCAAGGCGTATTCCTTCCTGGGAACGGACAATTATAATGCCGGAACGAAGGCGGCGCATAAGATGGCCGAGCTGACCGGGGGCAAGGGCGAGGTCGCCATTATCACCACACCGGATCAGCATAATCACCAGGAGCGGACGGACGGCTTCACGGATACCATCCGCAGCAAGTACCCGCAGATGAAGCTGGTGGCGGTCAAGGATGGGCGGGGAGATCAGGTGGCCTCCAGGGAGGCTGCCGAGCAGCTGCTGGTGCGTTATCCGCAGCTGGCAGGGATTTTTGCCACGGAAAGTAATGGCGGTATCGGGGTTGCGGAAGCCGTGGAAGCCGCCCCTGGCAGCGGACCGGTCCCGCAGATTATCAGCTTCGATACGGATAAAGGCACACTCGATCTGGTGAAGGAAGGCAAGATTGCCGCAACCATGGCCCAGGGTACCTGGAATATGGGTTATTGGTCGCTGACCGAGCTGTTTCATCTGCACCGTGATCTGGAGGCTGACCCTGAGGCCTATGCCAATAACAAGCCCCTGCCTGTCCCCGATTCTGTAGATACCGGAATTGATGTGGTCACGCGGCAGAATGTGGACAATTATTATGCCAAATAG
- a CDS encoding helix-turn-helix transcriptional regulator yields the protein MSHIHRIQWFDQQVRQLAYPNSSKLAEQFEISRRQAQRDIEYLTESLRAPLRYVAKQRGYIYEDNSFVLPHLYITDEEQRVLKYLAYRYSHYDYENAQSIRKVGGLLERFTEQPLTDRELKLPVFEVNAHRIQMMEMLEQAISARRVVHVLYLAGEDTSQELYLCPLRLSRRVEEDYLEAAMEGDGRSEYFSLSGIRQLTLTGRVFTAGEDGPAAPAEQARPLKPFTARICINQVPQDSSWGGYRLRAAAEHVYEVDFYDTSAFIAHLLHSEWSALLSPKWLKDKLRSICEVAVRRLDEQENEQ from the coding sequence ATGAGCCATATTCACCGGATTCAGTGGTTTGACCAGCAGGTCCGCCAGCTGGCGTATCCGAACAGCAGCAAGCTGGCGGAGCAGTTCGAGATTTCCAGGCGCCAAGCCCAGCGGGATATTGAATACCTGACAGAATCGCTGCGGGCTCCGCTCCGGTATGTGGCGAAGCAGCGCGGATATATATACGAGGACAACAGCTTCGTGCTGCCTCATCTGTACATTACGGACGAGGAGCAGCGGGTGCTTAAATATCTGGCTTACCGGTATAGCCACTATGATTATGAGAATGCCCAGAGTATACGCAAGGTCGGGGGGCTGCTGGAGCGGTTCACGGAGCAGCCTCTTACGGACAGGGAGCTTAAGCTGCCTGTCTTTGAAGTGAATGCCCACCGCATACAGATGATGGAGATGCTGGAGCAGGCGATCTCGGCCCGCAGGGTGGTCCATGTTCTCTACCTTGCCGGGGAGGACACTTCGCAGGAGCTGTATCTCTGCCCTTTGCGGCTAAGCCGGCGGGTGGAGGAAGATTATCTGGAGGCCGCTATGGAGGGCGATGGCCGGAGTGAGTATTTCAGCCTGTCCGGCATCCGTCAGCTAACGCTGACCGGCAGGGTCTTCACAGCCGGAGAAGACGGCCCTGCGGCACCGGCGGAGCAGGCCAGACCCTTGAAGCCATTCACGGCGAGAATATGTATTAACCAAGTACCTCAGGACAGCTCATGGGGTGGTTATCGGCTCCGTGCTGCTGCTGAGCATGTCTATGAGGTTGATTTTTATGATACCAGCGCGTTCATTGCACATCTGCTCCACTCGGAGTGGAGTGCCCTCCTGTCTCCCAAATGGCTGAAGGACAAGCTCCGCAGCATCTGTGAGGTTGCAGTGAGACGGCTGGATGAACAGGAGAATGAACAGTGA
- a CDS encoding aldose 1-epimerase, whose translation MTPITAFEGHYEGEAAVWLKAGRYEAAILPGIGGNLICFRDTESGYRFLHEPGAEEMEAFKANPGIHGIPVLFPPNRYEDGEFPWNGQTYHLPVNEAKTGNHLHGFLHTAAWEVEEFGTGTSESFVTVAIKVDENHPSYQYLPFKYTVKLRYTLGEGGLSQQLLVHNDGDVLMPCLLAFHTAINAPFAPGSSAQDYRVKLTIGERWELNERMLPTGKFQELTADEVALRGEGLYPFYASMDNHYTAAAQNGRNRMELTDSKAGVTLVYDVGTSYKQWMIWNNGATEGFFCPEPQINLVNAPKVDLPADEIGLFGLEPGEYWEESSRIYVK comes from the coding sequence ATGACACCGATTACAGCATTTGAAGGACACTATGAGGGAGAAGCCGCTGTCTGGCTGAAGGCCGGCCGTTATGAAGCGGCTATTCTGCCGGGCATCGGCGGGAATCTGATCTGCTTCCGGGATACTGAGAGCGGTTACCGTTTCTTGCATGAGCCTGGCGCGGAAGAGATGGAAGCGTTCAAGGCGAACCCGGGCATTCACGGTATTCCTGTACTATTTCCGCCGAACCGCTATGAGGATGGAGAGTTCCCGTGGAATGGACAGACCTATCATTTGCCTGTCAATGAAGCCAAAACCGGCAATCATCTGCACGGCTTCCTACATACAGCTGCATGGGAGGTAGAGGAATTCGGCACCGGCACAAGCGAAAGCTTCGTTACTGTAGCGATCAAGGTGGATGAGAACCATCCGTCCTATCAGTATTTGCCGTTCAAATACACGGTCAAGCTGCGCTATACGCTCGGTGAAGGCGGCCTGTCCCAGCAGCTGCTGGTCCACAATGACGGCGATGTGCTGATGCCTTGCCTGCTGGCGTTCCATACCGCGATTAATGCTCCGTTCGCACCAGGCAGCAGCGCGCAGGACTACCGTGTTAAGCTAACGATCGGCGAACGCTGGGAGCTTAACGAGCGGATGCTGCCAACCGGCAAATTCCAGGAGCTGACTGCCGATGAAGTGGCTCTGCGCGGCGAAGGATTGTATCCGTTCTACGCGTCAATGGACAACCACTACACCGCAGCCGCCCAGAATGGACGGAACCGGATGGAGCTTACCGACAGTAAGGCCGGAGTTACGCTGGTGTATGATGTGGGCACCTCGTATAAGCAATGGATGATCTGGAACAACGGCGCGACCGAAGGCTTCTTTTGCCCGGAGCCGCAGATCAACCTGGTGAACGCCCCGAAGGTGGATCTGCCTGCCGATGAAATTGGCTTGTTCGGGCTGGAGCCTGGGGAATATTGGGAGGAGAGCAGCCGGATATACGTGAAGTAG